The following are from one region of the Georgenia sp. M64 genome:
- a CDS encoding SRPBCC family protein, with the protein MEVDVEVEAVIPYPPEVVAAYAGDPGNAPTWYANIVSVDRRTPPPLALGSRMDFVATFLGRRLSYTYEVVALEPGRRLVMRTADGPFPMETTYTWEPVPGGTRMRLRNRGAPSGFAKVAAPVMATAMRRAMTKDLARLTERLRHR; encoded by the coding sequence ATGGAGGTCGACGTCGAGGTGGAGGCCGTCATCCCGTACCCGCCCGAGGTGGTCGCGGCCTACGCCGGCGACCCGGGGAACGCGCCGACGTGGTACGCCAACATCGTCTCCGTCGACCGGCGCACGCCGCCGCCGCTGGCGCTGGGCTCGCGGATGGACTTCGTGGCCACGTTCCTGGGACGCCGGCTGAGCTACACCTACGAGGTGGTCGCGCTCGAGCCGGGACGGCGGCTGGTCATGCGCACCGCCGACGGTCCGTTCCCGATGGAGACCACCTACACCTGGGAACCGGTGCCCGGCGGGACCCGGATGCGGCTGCGCAACCGAGGCGCGCCCAGCGGCTTCGCCAAGGTCGCCGCCCCCGTCATGGCGACGGCGATGAGGCGCGCGATGACCAAGGACCTGGCACGTCTGACCGAGCGTCTCCGGCACCGCTGA
- a CDS encoding alpha-N-arabinofuranosidase, translating to MASSTAATTGTADVPADDAPGAAAAAADRAATLVLDPAFSVGPVRRRTFGAFVEHLGRCVYTGIHDPGHPTADEDGFRGDVIDLTRELGVSTVRYPGGNFVSGYRWEDGIGPVDQRPARLDLAWHSTEPNTVGVDEFMRWARKAGVEPMMAVNLGTRGVQEALDLLEYCNIASGTAWSDLRRTNGTEEPHGVRMWCLGNEMDGPWQIGHKTAEEYGRLATETARAMRMVDPGLELVACGSSSTSMPTFGEWERIVLTEAYEDVDLISAHAYYWEEDGDLASFLASAVNMDGFIDDVVATADAVRAARKLTKRIHISFDEWNVWYLNASPSQAPKDDWPVAPPLLEDHYSVADAVVVGGLLISLLRHTDRVHSASLAQLVNVIAPIMTEPGGRVWRQTTFHPFALTSRHAAGEVLRVKLDSPTHETAKFGETPLVDAVATHDADSGEVVVFAVNRHTTEPVTVEVDVRAFGALGVTEALTLSADDPYARASADDDTSLAPRPNETATAEGGTVRIELPPVSWSVLRLAPAGA from the coding sequence TTGGCCAGCTCGACCGCCGCGACCACCGGTACCGCAGACGTTCCCGCCGACGACGCCCCCGGCGCCGCCGCGGCAGCCGCGGACCGGGCCGCCACCCTCGTCCTCGACCCGGCCTTCAGCGTCGGTCCCGTCCGCCGGCGGACCTTCGGCGCCTTCGTCGAGCACCTGGGTCGCTGCGTCTACACCGGCATCCACGACCCCGGTCACCCCACCGCCGACGAGGACGGCTTCCGTGGCGACGTCATCGACCTCACGCGCGAGCTCGGCGTCTCCACGGTGCGCTACCCGGGCGGCAACTTCGTCTCGGGCTACCGGTGGGAGGACGGCATCGGGCCGGTCGACCAGCGCCCGGCCCGGCTCGACCTCGCCTGGCACTCCACCGAGCCGAACACCGTGGGGGTCGACGAGTTCATGCGCTGGGCCAGGAAGGCCGGCGTCGAGCCCATGATGGCGGTCAACCTCGGCACGCGCGGCGTCCAGGAGGCCCTGGACCTCCTCGAGTACTGCAACATCGCGTCGGGCACCGCGTGGTCGGACCTGCGCCGGACCAACGGCACCGAGGAGCCGCACGGCGTGCGGATGTGGTGCCTGGGCAACGAGATGGACGGCCCCTGGCAGATCGGGCACAAGACCGCCGAGGAGTACGGCCGCCTCGCCACCGAGACGGCCCGAGCGATGCGCATGGTCGACCCGGGCCTCGAGCTCGTCGCGTGCGGCAGCTCCAGCACCTCGATGCCGACGTTCGGCGAGTGGGAGCGCATCGTCCTCACGGAGGCGTACGAGGACGTCGACCTCATCTCGGCCCACGCGTACTACTGGGAGGAGGACGGCGACCTCGCCAGCTTCCTCGCCTCGGCGGTGAACATGGACGGGTTCATCGACGACGTCGTGGCCACCGCCGACGCCGTCCGCGCCGCCCGCAAGCTCACCAAACGGATCCACATCTCCTTCGACGAGTGGAACGTCTGGTACCTCAACGCGTCCCCGTCCCAGGCACCGAAGGACGACTGGCCGGTCGCCCCGCCCCTGCTCGAGGACCACTACTCGGTGGCCGACGCCGTCGTCGTGGGCGGTCTGCTCATCTCGTTGCTCCGGCACACCGACCGGGTGCACTCGGCCAGCCTGGCCCAGCTCGTCAACGTCATCGCCCCGATCATGACCGAGCCGGGCGGGCGGGTGTGGCGGCAGACGACGTTCCACCCCTTCGCCCTGACGTCGCGGCACGCGGCCGGGGAGGTCCTGCGGGTCAAGCTCGACTCCCCCACGCACGAGACCGCCAAGTTCGGCGAGACCCCCCTCGTCGACGCCGTCGCCACGCACGACGCCGACTCGGGCGAGGTCGTCGTCTTCGCGGTGAACCGGCACACCACCGAGCCGGTCACCGTCGAGGTGGACGTGCGAGCCTTCGGCGCCCTCGGCGTGACCGAGGCGCTGACCCTGTCCGCTGACGACCCCTACGCCCGGGCGAGCGCCGACGACGACACCTCTCTGGCGCCTCGGCCGAACGAGACCGCCACGGCCGAGGGCGGCACCGTCCGCATCGAGCTCCCGCCGGTGTCGTGGAGCGTGCTGCGACTCGCGCCGGCCGGCGCCTGA
- a CDS encoding 4-(cytidine 5'-diphospho)-2-C-methyl-D-erythritol kinase yields the protein MTATPIAVQVRAPGKINLALRVGAPRPDGYHPLATVFQAVSLYEDVVATRADGISLEIHGRGEDLPVDATNLAVRAAVLLRETSGTRAGAHLSLTKQVPVAGGMAGGSADAAATLLACDQLWGTGLSRDELAELASELGADVPFALTGMSAMGTGRGDLITPVMSRGTYHWVLAVQDEGLSTPEVFREHDRLQPLDLDDGPAPRLDDAVLAALLSGDPIQLSRQLGNDLQEAALELRPELGDVLAAADRAGALAALVSGSGPTVAALALDHAHAVSVAGVMRAAEVAGEILLVTGPVPGARVLEHVHSRRP from the coding sequence GTGACGGCCACCCCCATCGCGGTCCAGGTCCGCGCGCCGGGCAAGATCAACCTCGCCCTGCGCGTCGGCGCCCCGCGCCCGGACGGCTACCACCCCCTCGCCACCGTCTTCCAGGCCGTCTCCCTCTACGAGGACGTCGTCGCCACCCGCGCCGACGGCATCAGCCTGGAGATCCACGGCCGCGGGGAGGACCTGCCGGTCGACGCCACGAACCTCGCCGTCCGGGCCGCCGTCCTCCTGCGCGAGACCTCGGGCACGCGCGCCGGGGCACACCTGAGCCTGACCAAGCAGGTCCCGGTCGCCGGCGGCATGGCCGGCGGCTCGGCCGACGCCGCCGCCACCCTCCTCGCCTGCGACCAGCTGTGGGGGACCGGGCTCTCGCGTGACGAGCTCGCCGAGCTGGCGTCCGAGCTCGGCGCGGACGTCCCGTTCGCCCTGACCGGCATGTCCGCGATGGGGACCGGCCGCGGGGACCTCATCACCCCGGTCATGAGCCGGGGCACCTACCACTGGGTCCTCGCGGTGCAGGACGAGGGCCTCTCGACTCCCGAGGTGTTCCGCGAGCACGACCGCCTGCAGCCCCTGGACCTCGACGACGGCCCCGCCCCCCGCCTGGACGACGCCGTCCTCGCCGCGCTCCTCTCCGGGGACCCGATCCAGCTCTCCCGCCAGCTGGGCAACGACCTGCAGGAGGCGGCGCTGGAGCTGCGGCCCGAGCTCGGCGACGTCCTGGCCGCCGCCGACCGCGCGGGTGCGCTCGCCGCCCTGGTGTCCGGGTCGGGGCCGACGGTCGCCGCGCTGGCCCTGGACCACGCCCACGCCGTCAGCGTCGCCGGGGTCATGCGGGCCGCGGAGGTGGCCGGGGAGATCCTCCTCGTCACCGGACCGGTGCCGGGTGCGCGGGTGCTCGAGCACGTGCACAGCCGCCGGCCGTAG
- the rsmA gene encoding 16S rRNA (adenine(1518)-N(6)/adenine(1519)-N(6))-dimethyltransferase RsmA: MPASDSGLLGPADVRRLSAALGVRPTKTLGQNFVHDAGTVRRIARAGGVSPGDVVLEVGPGLGSLTLALLETGAHVVAVEIDPPLARALAETVAARLPDAADRLDVLAADAMTITGPDDLPGPAAPTRLVANLPYNVAVPVLLTLLRNLPSVTDVLVMVQAEVADRLAAPPGSRTYGVPSAKAAWYASAERAGTISRTVFWPVPNVDSALVRLHRRPAPSTTATREEVFAVVDAAFAQRRKTLRAALAGWAGSPAAAEEALRAAGVEPSERGEKLAIADFARIAEHRPSPRGPGGPSGTLAT; the protein is encoded by the coding sequence GTGCCCGCCTCCGACTCCGGCCTCCTCGGCCCCGCCGACGTGCGCCGGCTCTCCGCCGCCCTCGGTGTCCGGCCCACCAAGACGCTCGGGCAGAACTTCGTCCACGACGCGGGCACCGTCCGGCGGATCGCGCGGGCCGGCGGGGTGAGCCCCGGCGACGTCGTCCTCGAGGTCGGTCCCGGGCTCGGCTCCCTCACCCTCGCCCTGCTCGAGACGGGCGCGCACGTCGTCGCCGTCGAGATCGACCCGCCGCTCGCGCGGGCCCTCGCCGAGACGGTCGCCGCGCGGCTGCCCGACGCCGCCGACCGCCTCGACGTCCTCGCCGCGGACGCCATGACCATCACCGGGCCCGACGACCTGCCCGGGCCCGCGGCGCCCACCCGCCTCGTGGCGAACCTGCCTTACAACGTCGCCGTGCCCGTGCTGCTCACGCTCCTGCGCAACCTGCCGAGCGTCACCGACGTCCTGGTCATGGTCCAGGCCGAGGTCGCCGACCGGCTCGCCGCCCCGCCCGGCTCGCGCACCTACGGCGTCCCCTCCGCCAAGGCCGCCTGGTACGCCTCTGCCGAGCGCGCCGGCACGATCTCCCGGACGGTCTTCTGGCCGGTGCCCAACGTCGACTCCGCCCTCGTGCGGCTGCACCGGCGTCCGGCACCGTCGACGACGGCGACCCGCGAGGAGGTCTTCGCCGTCGTCGACGCCGCCTTCGCCCAGCGCCGCAAGACGCTCCGAGCCGCCCTCGCCGGGTGGGCCGGGTCGCCCGCGGCGGCGGAGGAGGCGCTCCGTGCCGCGGGGGTCGAGCCGTCCGAACGGGGGGAGAAGCTCGCCATCGCTGACTTCGCCAGGATCGCCGAGCACCGGCCCTCCCCGCGCGGACCCGGGGGCCCCTCTGGCACGCTGGCCACGTGA
- a CDS encoding G5 domain-containing protein: protein MSAKSPQNPQHTTPASATSVEAPRRRRLGWLALGIVPVLVAGSAVAAQAHKSIDLEINGQSHTLTTFAGSVQGLLDEQGIEVRGHDLLAPAADTALRDGADIVFRTARQVTVDVDGKPEDVWTTAQTQGELVRSMFESGRDVTVAASRSLARDALDLPLVIDGEVDVVADGTTERVTLEGEAYLADALEAAGVEVSRIDRVVIGTAEDGTPEVVVTRVVRGERTEEQPVDFATVERADDALYEGQTKVVQEGQAGVRTLTFSVVTVDGKEVHSAQTGDEVTTAPVDKVIAVGTKERPAPAPAPEPAPAPATSSAPAPAAAPAPSAPAAPTSGVWAALAQCESGGNPTAVSANGLYYGLYQFSLSTWASVGGSGLPSQASPAEQTMRAQTLQARSGWGQWPHCASTLGLL, encoded by the coding sequence GTGAGCGCCAAGAGCCCCCAGAACCCGCAGCACACCACCCCCGCCTCCGCCACGAGCGTCGAGGCCCCCCGCAGGCGCCGCCTCGGCTGGCTGGCGCTGGGCATCGTCCCGGTCCTCGTCGCCGGCTCCGCCGTCGCGGCCCAGGCCCACAAGAGCATCGATCTCGAGATCAACGGCCAGAGCCACACCCTCACCACGTTCGCCGGCTCGGTCCAGGGCCTGCTCGACGAGCAGGGCATCGAGGTCCGCGGCCACGACCTCCTCGCGCCGGCCGCCGACACCGCACTGCGCGACGGCGCCGACATCGTCTTCCGCACGGCCCGGCAGGTCACGGTCGACGTCGACGGCAAGCCCGAGGACGTGTGGACGACCGCGCAGACCCAGGGTGAGCTCGTCCGGAGCATGTTCGAGTCGGGTCGCGACGTCACCGTCGCGGCGTCCCGCTCGCTGGCCCGCGACGCACTCGACCTCCCGCTCGTCATCGACGGGGAGGTCGACGTCGTCGCCGACGGCACCACCGAGCGCGTCACCCTCGAGGGTGAGGCCTACCTCGCGGACGCCCTCGAGGCCGCCGGGGTCGAGGTCTCGCGCATCGACCGCGTCGTCATCGGCACCGCCGAGGACGGCACCCCCGAGGTCGTCGTCACCCGCGTCGTGCGGGGGGAGCGGACCGAGGAGCAGCCGGTCGACTTCGCGACCGTCGAGCGCGCGGACGACGCGCTGTACGAGGGCCAGACGAAGGTGGTCCAGGAGGGCCAGGCCGGCGTGCGGACCCTCACCTTCTCCGTCGTGACCGTCGACGGCAAGGAGGTGCACTCCGCCCAGACCGGCGACGAGGTCACCACCGCGCCGGTGGACAAGGTCATCGCCGTGGGCACCAAGGAGCGTCCCGCCCCGGCACCCGCTCCCGAGCCGGCGCCCGCGCCTGCCACGTCGTCGGCGCCTGCGCCCGCAGCGGCCCCCGCGCCGTCGGCCCCGGCCGCGCCGACGTCCGGCGTGTGGGCCGCGCTCGCCCAGTGCGAGTCCGGCGGCAACCCCACGGCCGTGAGCGCGAACGGCCTGTACTACGGCCTGTACCAGTTCTCGCTGAGCACTTGGGCGTCCGTGGGCGGCTCCGGCCTGCCCTCCCAGGCGTCCCCGGCCGAGCAGACCATGCGCGCCCAGACGCTCCAGGCCCGTTCCGGCTGGGGCCAGTGGCCGCACTGCGCGTCCACGCTCGGGCTTCTCTAG
- a CDS encoding G5 domain-containing protein, which produces MPRHTAERASAHKSSTVVLGEPAPGSRRALRAAQEHPTEALPVTPAGQSSRMPGAALKAVRAGVLGVVVAGTGAFTLTQVAAEPADAVDVAAAESGTLALRAGDVASRSEVAGRLALEADGARTFTVAVDGEERKITTTAATLAEALAEAGIVLGADDRVSAPISGAVPAGETVEITRVTSETVTEETVEPFTTVEKDDPSLPEGEREVETEGVDGVTTSTFEILRAGDEELSRTLLASVIASVKVDEVVRVGTKAPEPEPEPAPAPAAAASSAPAPAAATYSGDPRALGRELAAARGWGADQFSCLDALWTKESNWNPLAKNPSSGAYGIPQSLPASKMATVGADYLTNPATQITWGLNYIGGRYGTPCAAWSHSQAVNWY; this is translated from the coding sequence TTGCCCCGTCACACCGCGGAGCGCGCCAGCGCCCACAAGTCCTCGACCGTCGTCCTCGGCGAGCCCGCCCCCGGCTCCCGTCGTGCGCTGCGCGCCGCGCAGGAGCACCCCACCGAGGCCCTGCCCGTGACGCCCGCGGGTCAGTCGTCCCGCATGCCGGGCGCCGCCCTCAAGGCCGTGCGCGCGGGTGTGCTGGGCGTCGTCGTCGCCGGTACCGGAGCCTTCACCCTCACCCAGGTCGCGGCCGAGCCCGCCGACGCCGTCGACGTGGCGGCCGCCGAGAGCGGCACGCTGGCGCTGCGGGCCGGCGACGTCGCCTCCCGCTCCGAGGTCGCAGGGCGCCTGGCGCTCGAGGCGGACGGCGCCCGGACCTTCACCGTGGCGGTTGACGGCGAGGAGCGGAAGATCACCACGACGGCGGCCACGCTCGCCGAGGCGCTCGCCGAGGCCGGCATCGTCCTCGGCGCCGACGACCGTGTGTCCGCCCCAATCTCCGGCGCGGTGCCGGCCGGGGAGACCGTCGAGATCACCCGGGTCACCAGCGAGACGGTCACCGAGGAGACGGTCGAGCCGTTCACCACCGTGGAGAAGGACGACCCGTCGCTGCCCGAGGGCGAGCGCGAGGTCGAGACCGAGGGCGTCGACGGCGTCACGACGTCCACCTTCGAGATCCTCCGCGCCGGCGACGAGGAGCTCTCCCGCACGCTGCTCGCCTCCGTCATTGCGTCGGTCAAGGTCGACGAGGTCGTGCGCGTGGGCACCAAGGCACCCGAGCCCGAGCCCGAGCCGGCCCCGGCGCCCGCCGCCGCGGCCAGCTCCGCTCCTGCGCCCGCCGCGGCGACCTACTCCGGCGACCCGCGCGCGCTCGGTCGCGAGCTCGCCGCCGCCCGGGGCTGGGGCGCCGACCAGTTCAGCTGCCTCGACGCGCTGTGGACCAAGGAGTCCAACTGGAACCCGCTGGCGAAGAACCCCAGCTCCGGCGCCTACGGCATCCCCCAGTCGCTGCCCGCCTCGAAGATGGCCACTGTCGGTGCGGACTACCTCACCAACCCCGCCACCCAGATCACGTGGGGCCTGAACTACATCGGCGGCCGGTACGGCACCCCGTGCGCGGCCTGGTCCCACTCGCAGGCGGTCAACTGGTACTGA
- a CDS encoding TatD family hydrolase, whose translation MGRGSRGWPEPPEPLPGPVVDNHAHLPVLDDDGRPVDDDDVALPPGEAPLTTAEQLERAATAGVVRVLTVGCDVPSLVGSVRLAHDHPQIAAALAIHPNEAPLHAGVREIAPDGLDPAVREHHALSFSEAFARVAELARDERVVAVGESGLDHFRTGEEGRAHQLRAFRDHIALAKELGKPLQIHDRDAHADVVATLLADGAPERTVFHCFSGDAELAAVLAEHGWYASFAGPVTHKANDSLREALRALPPSLVLVETDAPYLTPTPYRGRPNAPYVMPITVRAIADQLGLAVGETCRVLTANTDAVYGTW comes from the coding sequence ATGGGGCGCGGGTCCCGCGGCTGGCCGGAGCCGCCCGAGCCGCTGCCGGGCCCGGTGGTGGACAACCACGCCCACCTGCCCGTCCTCGACGACGACGGCAGGCCCGTCGACGACGACGACGTCGCCCTCCCGCCCGGTGAGGCGCCGCTGACCACCGCCGAGCAGCTCGAGCGGGCGGCCACGGCGGGCGTGGTGCGCGTGCTCACGGTGGGGTGCGACGTCCCCTCGCTCGTCGGCTCGGTCCGTCTCGCCCACGACCACCCGCAGATCGCCGCCGCGCTGGCCATCCACCCCAACGAGGCGCCGCTGCACGCCGGGGTGCGCGAGATCGCCCCGGACGGCCTGGACCCGGCGGTCCGCGAGCACCACGCCCTGTCGTTCTCAGAGGCGTTCGCCCGCGTGGCAGAGCTGGCGCGGGACGAGCGCGTCGTGGCGGTGGGGGAGTCCGGGCTGGACCACTTCCGCACCGGTGAGGAGGGGCGAGCCCACCAGCTGCGCGCCTTCCGCGACCACATCGCCCTGGCCAAGGAGCTCGGCAAGCCGCTGCAGATCCACGACCGCGACGCGCACGCCGACGTCGTGGCCACGCTGCTCGCCGACGGTGCGCCCGAACGCACGGTCTTCCACTGCTTCTCCGGCGACGCCGAGCTCGCAGCCGTGCTCGCCGAGCACGGCTGGTACGCCTCCTTCGCCGGCCCGGTCACGCACAAGGCCAACGACTCGCTGCGCGAGGCCCTCCGGGCACTGCCGCCCTCGCTCGTGCTCGTCGAGACGGACGCGCCCTACCTCACGCCCACCCCGTACCGGGGGCGGCCCAACGCCCCGTACGTCATGCCGATCACCGTGCGGGCGATCGCGGACCAGCTCGGGCTCGCGGTCGGCGAGACCTGCCGGGTGCTCACCGCCAACACCGACGCCGTGTACGGCACCTGGTAG
- the metG gene encoding methionine--tRNA ligase yields the protein MTRILSAVAWPYANGPRHIGHVAGFGVPSDVFSRYMRMAGHDVLMVSGTDEHGTPILVAADAAGVSAKELADRNNRLIVEDLVALGLSYDLFTRTTTRNHYAVVQEMFRTVRDNGYMVEKTTQAAISPSTGRTLPDRYIEGTCPICAYPEARGDQCDNCGNQLDPTDLIDPRSKINGETPEFVETNHWFLDLPALAGALGKWLEDRAASGTWRPNVIKFSQHLLEEIRPRAMSRDIDWGIPVPGWEDQPTKRLYVWFDAVIGYLSASIEWARRQGDPDLWRRWWNDPEALSYYFMGKDNIVFHSQIWPAELLAQNGEGDRGGAPGSYGTLNLPTEVVSSEFLTMEGKQFSSSRGVVIYVRDVLERYQPDALRYFISAAGPENQDSDFTWAEFVRRTNGELVAGWGNLVNRTAAMIAKSFGEIPAPGELEPIDAELLATVRAGFATVGESIGSHRQRAALAEAMRLVGEANTYVTRTEPFKLKAPEQRQRLATVLHTLAQAVSDLNVMLSPFLPHAANAVDRVLGGPGDVAPMPRIEEVEDLDGGDPYPIITGSYGRDVVPAWGPRPVTPGTPVAKPVPVFTKLDDSVVDDELARLRDQG from the coding sequence ATGACGCGCATCCTCTCCGCCGTGGCCTGGCCGTACGCCAACGGGCCTCGCCACATCGGCCACGTCGCCGGTTTCGGCGTGCCCTCCGACGTCTTCTCCCGCTACATGCGCATGGCCGGGCACGACGTCCTCATGGTCTCGGGCACCGACGAGCACGGCACGCCGATCCTCGTCGCCGCCGACGCCGCCGGGGTCAGCGCCAAGGAGCTCGCCGACCGCAACAACCGCCTCATCGTCGAGGACCTCGTCGCGCTGGGCCTGAGCTACGACCTGTTCACCCGCACGACGACGCGCAACCACTACGCCGTCGTGCAGGAGATGTTCCGCACCGTGCGCGACAACGGCTACATGGTCGAGAAGACCACCCAGGCCGCGATCAGCCCGTCGACCGGGCGCACCCTGCCCGACCGCTACATCGAGGGCACGTGCCCCATCTGCGCCTACCCCGAGGCGCGCGGGGACCAGTGCGACAACTGCGGGAACCAGCTCGACCCCACCGACCTCATCGACCCGCGCAGCAAGATCAACGGTGAGACCCCCGAGTTCGTCGAGACCAACCACTGGTTCCTCGACCTGCCGGCGCTCGCCGGCGCGCTCGGAAAGTGGCTCGAGGACCGTGCCGCCTCGGGCACCTGGCGCCCCAACGTCATCAAGTTCTCGCAGCACCTGCTCGAGGAGATCCGCCCCCGCGCGATGAGCCGCGACATCGACTGGGGCATCCCCGTCCCGGGCTGGGAGGACCAGCCCACCAAACGGCTGTACGTGTGGTTCGACGCCGTCATCGGCTACCTCTCCGCCTCGATCGAGTGGGCGCGCCGCCAGGGCGACCCCGACCTGTGGCGACGGTGGTGGAACGACCCCGAGGCGCTGTCCTACTACTTCATGGGCAAGGACAACATCGTCTTCCACTCCCAGATCTGGCCCGCCGAGCTCCTCGCGCAGAACGGCGAGGGCGACCGCGGCGGGGCGCCGGGCTCCTACGGCACCCTCAACCTGCCCACCGAGGTCGTCTCCAGCGAGTTCCTCACCATGGAGGGCAAGCAGTTCTCCTCCTCCCGCGGCGTCGTCATCTACGTCCGCGACGTCCTCGAGCGCTACCAGCCCGACGCGCTGCGCTACTTCATCTCCGCGGCCGGCCCGGAGAACCAGGACAGCGACTTCACCTGGGCCGAGTTCGTCCGGCGCACCAACGGCGAGCTCGTCGCCGGCTGGGGCAACCTCGTCAACCGCACCGCGGCGATGATCGCGAAGAGCTTCGGCGAGATCCCCGCGCCCGGGGAGCTCGAGCCGATCGACGCCGAGCTGCTCGCGACGGTCCGGGCGGGTTTCGCGACGGTCGGTGAGTCCATCGGCTCCCACCGCCAGCGTGCCGCGCTGGCCGAGGCGATGCGACTGGTGGGGGAGGCGAACACCTACGTCACCCGCACCGAGCCCTTCAAGCTCAAGGCCCCCGAGCAGCGTCAGCGCCTCGCCACCGTCCTGCACACCCTCGCCCAGGCCGTCTCCGACCTCAACGTCATGCTCTCGCCGTTCCTGCCGCACGCGGCCAACGCCGTCGACCGGGTCCTCGGCGGGCCCGGCGACGTCGCGCCCATGCCGCGGATCGAGGAGGTCGAGGACCTCGACGGCGGCGACCCGTACCCGATCATCACCGGTAGCTACGGCCGCGACGTCGTGCCGGCGTGGGGCCCGCGTCCGGTGACCCCCGGGACGCCGGTGGCCAAGCCCGTACCGGTGTTCACCAAGCTGGACGACTCCGTCGTCGACGACGAGCTCGCGCGCCTGCGCGACCAGGGCTGA
- a CDS encoding SDR family oxidoreductase → MDEKTSKQDPTTSVVAERAAALTNDQGGFPAQEQQPPGLTGAMNPRPDHGEETYVGHGRLAGLRALITGGDSGIGRAVAIAFAREGADVAISYLPEEQEDADETAEWVRRAGRRAVLLPGDLREEQTCADVAARAVAELGGLDVLVNNAGFQMARTTGLEELRTEDMDRVFKTNLYAMFWLTRAVLPHLGRGASIINVSSIQAYQPSQTLLDYASTKAAINNFTVNLAAEVGERGIRVNAVAPGPIWTPLQPATQEGEHLESFGGDTPLGRAGQPAELAPAFVFLASPSEASYVSATVLGVTGGKPVF, encoded by the coding sequence ATGGACGAGAAGACCTCGAAGCAGGACCCCACGACGTCCGTCGTCGCCGAGCGGGCGGCAGCCCTGACGAACGACCAGGGCGGCTTTCCCGCCCAGGAGCAGCAGCCGCCGGGCCTGACCGGCGCGATGAACCCGCGGCCGGACCACGGCGAGGAGACCTACGTCGGCCACGGCCGGCTGGCCGGACTGCGAGCCCTCATCACCGGTGGTGACTCCGGCATCGGGCGTGCCGTCGCCATCGCCTTCGCCCGCGAGGGTGCCGACGTCGCCATCTCCTACCTGCCCGAGGAGCAGGAGGACGCCGACGAGACGGCCGAGTGGGTCCGCCGGGCCGGGCGCCGCGCCGTCCTCCTGCCCGGGGACCTGCGCGAGGAGCAGACGTGCGCCGACGTCGCGGCGCGGGCCGTCGCCGAGCTCGGCGGCCTCGACGTGCTCGTCAACAACGCCGGCTTCCAGATGGCCCGCACGACCGGTCTCGAGGAGCTCCGCACCGAGGACATGGACCGGGTCTTCAAGACCAACCTCTACGCCATGTTCTGGCTGACCAGGGCCGTCCTGCCGCACCTGGGCAGGGGCGCCAGCATCATCAACGTGTCCTCCATCCAGGCCTACCAGCCCTCCCAGACGCTGCTGGACTACGCGTCCACGAAGGCGGCGATCAACAACTTCACGGTCAACCTCGCCGCCGAGGTGGGCGAGCGCGGGATCCGGGTGAACGCCGTGGCGCCGGGGCCGATCTGGACGCCGCTGCAGCCCGCGACGCAGGAGGGCGAGCACCTGGAGTCGTTCGGCGGGGACACCCCGCTGGGCCGCGCCGGCCAGCCGGCGGAGCTCGCGCCGGCGTTCGTGTTCCTCGCCTCACCCTCGGAGGCGAGCTACGTCTCGGCGACCGTCCTGGGCGTCACCGGCGGCAAGCCGGTCTTCTGA
- a CDS encoding isochorismatase family protein has protein sequence MSSSTRALIVVDVQPTFCEGGALPSPGANAVAERVARYVEQHGGDYAAVVTTQDWHVDPGAHFSDEPDFVDTWPPHGVAGTAEAELHPALAGLDFDASVKKGMYAAAYSGFEGVDDEGRSLEDVLRGRGVTAVDVVGLVESHCVKETALDARRRGLEARVFTDLTVPVTPELGAQARTVMAAAGVELAESGT, from the coding sequence ATGTCCAGCAGCACCCGCGCCCTGATCGTCGTCGACGTCCAGCCCACGTTCTGCGAGGGCGGCGCCCTGCCGAGCCCGGGCGCGAACGCCGTCGCCGAGCGTGTGGCGCGATACGTGGAGCAGCACGGCGGCGACTACGCCGCCGTCGTCACCACGCAGGACTGGCACGTCGACCCCGGCGCACACTTCTCGGACGAGCCCGACTTCGTCGACACCTGGCCGCCGCACGGTGTGGCCGGCACCGCCGAGGCGGAGCTCCACCCGGCCCTGGCCGGGCTGGACTTCGATGCGTCCGTCAAGAAGGGCATGTACGCCGCCGCCTACTCCGGCTTCGAGGGCGTCGACGACGAGGGCCGGTCACTGGAGGACGTCCTGCGCGGACGCGGCGTCACCGCCGTCGACGTCGTCGGCCTGGTGGAGTCGCACTGCGTCAAGGAGACGGCGCTGGACGCCCGGCGTCGGGGGCTGGAGGCACGGGTGTTCACCGATCTCACCGTGCCGGTCACGCCCGAGCTGGGGGCCCAGGCGCGCACGGTGATGGCCGCGGCCGGCGTGGAGCTCGCCGAGTCCGGCACCTGA